One Trichormus variabilis 0441 genomic window, TCTGCTTGAGGTAAGAATTCAGTTCATCATAGTGATGTGGCAATCCCTAACTTAAGTGAGAATCGCCATATCAGGGGATAGATAGAGCAAATAGGACATCACACCCATCTAACATGAAGATTTCTCTTCATTTTGCCATATTTCTCAGGTTGAAGGTCTTAAGTTATCATCAGCTATTTTGCCCCGTTGTCAGGTGCAGCATAGATTTTCTGCCATATTCCCCACCCAAAATTGCCTCACTGACTACAGACGAATAGCTAATCGTGAATAACTAAAGATAAAATGGTGAAGCCCGAAAGGACAAAAGCTGCTCATCGCTCAAACTTTACCTCCCACCATGTCTGTTCATTCCAAGCTATACGAAGGCAAAGCTAAAATTCTCTATACTACCGACGAGCCAGAAGTCTTGCTGGCTGATTTTAAAGATGATGCCACTGCCTTCAACGCACAAAAGCGCGGCAGTATCCTTGGCAAAGGAAGAATAAACTGTAGTATTTCCAGCCAGCTTTTTCAGCAGTTGGAAGCATCTGGGATCAAGACGCATTTTATTGATAGCCCTAGCCCCAACCAAATGCGGGTAAAAGCCGTCAAAATTATACCGATAGAAGTAGTAATACGTAATATCGCTGCTGGTAGTTTATCTCAGCAAACAGGTATAGAGCTAGGTACAGTCTTAAAACAGCCCCTAGTAGAGTTTTATTATAAAAACGATCAGTTAGGAGATCCACTATTAACACGCGATCGCCTGCTGTTAATGGAACTAGCCACGGCGGAACAAGTAGAGGAAATTACTCATCTAGCATTGCAGATTAACGATTTCCTCAAAAACTTCTGGCAGAATTGCGGTATCACCCTAGTAGACTTCAAACTAGAATTCGGTTTGGACTCACAACAGCAAATACTCTTAGCTGATGAAATTAGCCCTGATACTTGCCGTTTGTGGAATACAACAGAAGCCGACCCTAATCGCCGGGTTATGGATAAAGACCGTTTCCGGCGCGACTTGGGAAATGTAGAAGATGCTTATCAGGAGGTTTTACAAAGAGTACTAACAGCAGTAGAAATTAAAAATTAGATGTATCAGAAATAATTTTTGATTATTGCAAAACAAACAAGTATATTTTGGGGCTTACGCATGAAAACGAAAAATCGAGGGTTTGGACAAGGATGTAGGAGTATAGGCAAGGGTATAAATCTTCGGAACCCTTGCACCTCCATACCCTTAAACCCTTACACCCGTTTTCAACAGACAACCTGGGTGCGTAAGTCCTGATATTTGTTATTTTACCTTTGGCATAAGCAATTGCCTGGTATTGGTGTGTGGATGTGAAGAGGAAGAAAGGAATTAAAGACGATGCGTTTATCTCCTGTATTGGTGGCGGCTGTAGCAATCACAGCACCTTTAAGTAGTTCTTTAACTGCAAATGCCCAAACTCCTACAAATTCAGAACAGACATTAGAGGCGATCGCCCCAGCGACAAATCAGCAGTCAGAACAAAATGTGAGTTTAGAATCCCCAGAGGATTTCACAACTGTCAAGGCGCTGGCAGATATGCAATCCCCATCAGGGGAATTATCGACAGATAAGTCAACTAAATCCGCAGCAACGACGAAAAAAGATGTGATTGTACCCACTGTAGAGACATTAGTGGCTACAAATCCACCCATGCAAGAGAGCAACTCCGCCAGTAAGATAGCGCCTGTAGAAATTGGCAAACCAACATCGAGCGCGGTTTTTAGGAGTCAGTATCAGACAATAAATTATGGTAATTATGGGCGATCGCTGACATCAGGTGTTAGCTCATCACCATCACCACAGAAAAAAGCCAATTTACCCTCCCCAGTTCCTAACCCCCTAGACACCGGAGCGACAACAGCCAAGCAACTTGTACAAGCCCCAGAACAACCTGCACCCCAACCAGAAGTAGCCCCCCCAAGCACCGAGGAACCAGCCCCAGCCCCAGAAACTACTCCAGGGACAGAAAATTTCAACACTCCTAACGCCACACCTGAAACCACAGAACCCCGTGTATTAGTTTCAGAAGTCCTCGTGAGACCGCAATCAGGACAACTAACTCCCGAATTAGAAGCCCAAGTTTACAACGTAATTCGCACTCAACCAGGACGGACAACCACCCGTTCCCAGTTACAAGAAGATATTAATGCCATCTTTGGCACAGGCTTTTTCTCCAACGTCCAAGCATCACCAGAAGACACACCATTAGGGGTGCGAGTCAGCTTTATCGTCCAGCCCAACCCCGTCTTAAGCAAAGTAGAAATTCAAGCCAATCCTGGTACTAACGTTCCCTCAGTACTGCCCCAGGCTACTGCTGATGAAATTTTCCGCCCCCAGTATGGCAAAATTCTCAACTTGCGGGATTTACAAGAAGGGATTAAAGAATTAACCAAACGTTATCAAGACCAAGGTTATGTTCTCGCCAATGTTGTAGGCGCGCCCCAAGTTTCCGAAAATGGAGTTGTCACCCTGCAAGTAGCTGAAGGAGTTGTTGAGAATATTAGCGTCCGCTTTCGCAACAAAGAAGGACAGGATGTCAACGAACAAGGACAACCAATTCGGGGACGGACACAGGACTATATCATCACGCGAGAAGTGGAATTGAAACCAGGACAGGTATTCAACCGCAACACCGTCCAGAAAGACCTACAACGGGTATTCGGGACAGGATTGTTTGAAGATGTCAACGTTTCCCTTGACCCCGGTACAGACCCCACCAAGGTGAATGTGGTGGTAAATGTGGTAGAACGTAGCAGTGGTTCAATTGCTGCTGGTGCTGGTATCAGTTCTTCTAGTGGGTTGTTTGGTACAGTCAGCTATCAACAGCAAAACCTTAACGGCAGAAACCAAAAACTAGGCGCAGAAGTACAACTTGGCGAACGAGAATTGTTGTTTGACCTCCGGTTCACAGACCCTTGGATTGGTGGTGATCCTTACCGTACCTCTTACACAGCGAATATTTTCCGCCGTCGTTCCATCTCCTTGATTTTCGACGGGAAGGACGAAGATATTAGAACATTTGACCCTGGTAATCCTAATGATACAAACGAGCAAGACCGTCCTCGTGTCACTCGTCTAGGTGGTGGTGTTACCTTCACCCGCCCTCTATCAGCTAATCCCTTTGAAAGAGCAGAATGGACAGCCTCAGCAGGCTTGCAGTATCAGCGAGTTAGTACCCGTGATGCTGATGGCAACTTGAGAAAAGAAGGTGCTGTATTCGACGATAATGGCAACCGTACCAGTGAACTCGTTCCCCTCAGCTTTTCTGGGACGGGAGAAGATGACTTATTATTAGTGCAACTAGGCGCACAGCGTGACCTCCGCAACAATCCCTTGCAGCCCACTAGCGGTTCTTTCTTACGTTTCGGCGTAGATCAATCAGTACCAGTAGGCTCAGGTAATATTTTCCTCACTCGGTTCCGGGGTAGCTATAGTCAATATCTCCCCGTTAAATTTACAGGTTTTAGTAAGGGGCCGGAAACTATAGCCTTTAACATCCAAGGCGGCACAGTCCTTGGTGATTTGCCCCCCTATGAAGCTTTTACCCTTGGTGGTAGTAACTCAGTACGTGGTTATGAAGAAGGTGCTTTAGGTAGCGGACGCAGCTTTGTGCAAGCATCTGTTGAGTATCGTTTTCCTGTTTTCTCTGTAGTTAGTGGCGCTTTATTTTTTGACGTTGGTAGCGACTTGGGAACCAGTACCAGAACTGCTGAAGTGCTGAATAAAAGCGGTAGCGGCTACGGTTATGGTCTTGGTGTGCGCGTGCAATCACCATTGGGGCCAATTCGTATTGACTATGGTATCAACGATGACGGTGATAGCCGCATCAATTTCGGTATTGGCGAAAGGTTTTAGGGTGGTCAATAGTCAATAGTCAATAGTCAATGGTCAAGACTTAAAGACTAGGGATTATGGACTGTGGAATTTCAGGGTGTTTACCAAAGATGAATATGAATCACAAAAATCTCTATATACTGACTGTATTCCTATGAAACAGCACACTCTAGCAGAGGCGATCGCTCACACTGGAGTAGGGCTGCATAGTGGTGTCAGTACCCATGTACGCATACTACCTGCTGATGCGGGTAGTGGTCGTTACTTCGTGCGGGTGGATTTGCCAGACTCCCCAATCATTCCCGCCCAAGTGGCGGCGGTGAGTCAAACCGTCCTCTCCACTCAGTTGGGGAAAGGTGAAGCAGGTGTCCGTACAGTCGAGCATTTATTAGCAGCCCTGGCGGGGATGGGTGTAGATAACGCCCGTATTGAAATTGATGGTTCAGAAGTCCCGCTTTTAGATGGTTCAGCCCAGGAATGGGTAAAAAGCATTGCTGAAGTTGGCTTAGTAACCCAAGCAGTTACAGATAACACAGTTTCCTGGGATATTCCAGAACCAATTTGGATTCATCAAGACGATGCTTTTGTAGCTGCTATCCCGGCATCCGAAACCCGCTTTAGCTATGGCATTGACTTTGACTTACCAGCCATTGGTAATCAATGGTACAGTTGGCCACTAACTACTGAGTCAGATACTAGCTTTGCCAAGGAAGTCGCCCCTGCTCGCACTTTTGGTTTACTGCATCAAATCGAATATTTACAAAAATCTGGGTTAATCAAAGGTGGTAGTTTGGATAATGCCCTTGTTTGCGGCCCCGATGGCTGGGTAAATCCACCATTAAGATTTGCAAATGAGCCAGTACGTCATAAAATCTTGGATCTAGTAGGAGATTTAAGTTTACTGGGATATTTTCCCCGCGCTCATTTCCTAGCGTATAAAGCCAGCCATAATTTACACATTCAACTGGCACAGCGAATTTTAGCCTTGAGTAACTAAATTTCGGCTTAGAGCTAAAATTCCTTGTTAGACGTACCTACATTCATGCCAAGATTACAAATTAACCACCTTGCCCATGTCAACCCTCTCTGAAGTGAAAGCACCCACATCTACAGAACAACCCGCCACTAATGAGGCGACGACACCACCCGAAATTAAAACGACTTTTACATCTGAAGAAATTCAGAAATTATTACCCCACCGCTACCCATTCTTGCTGGTAGACAAAATTATTGACTACACACCAGGAAAACAGGCAGTAGGTATTAAAAATGTCACTATTAACGAGCCACATTTCACTGGCCATTTCCCAGATAGACCACTGATGCCAGGGGTGCTAATAGTTGAAGCAATGGCCCAAGTAGGTGGTATTGTGATGACGCAACTACCAAACTTGGAAGGTGGTTTATTTGTATTCGCGGGTATCGATAAAGTCCGCTTCCGCCGTCAAGTCGTACCAGGAGACCAACTGGTAATGACAGTGGAACTGTTATGGATTAAACAACGTCGTTTCGGTAAAATGCAAGCCCGTGCCGAAGTTGACGGTCAACTAGCAGCTGAAGGCGAATTAATGTTTTCGCTGATCAACTAACAACTAGCTTTCGTGGTGTAGGTACAACCGTGAAGTACCTTTGCTCAATCCTGAAACAGGATATCAGTAAAAAAAAATTGCCACAAGAGCATCTTATAATTTCTTGATTTTCGCCGCTCACACACTCAACTTGCTTCGCCCGACACTTTTGGTCACTGACCATTTACATACTCAGCAACGCCAGAGGCTGAAACTTTGATAACCAAAGCAAAGCACTGGCTCCTCAAGACAGTTCTGGAGATTCACCCTTGAAGACGCTTATTCATCCAACTGCTGTAATTCATCCAAATTCGGAACTGCACCCAACAGTGCAAGTCGGTGCTTATGCTGTGATTGGAGCGCACGTCAAAGTCGGCCCGGAAACAATTATTGGCGCTCATGCTGTGATAGAAGGGCCTTGTGAGATTGGCGCGCGAAATCAGATTTTTACAGGTGCAGCTATCGGCATGGAACCCCAGGATCTCAAGTTTGTGGGAGAACCAACCTGGGTCAAAATTGGCGATAATAACTTAATTCGGGAGTATGTCACCATTAACCGTGCGACTGGGGCAGGAGAAGCCACAATTATTGGCAATAATAATTTGCTAATGGCTTACACCCATGTAGCTCATAACTGTGTGATTGAAGACTCCGTAGTTATAGCCAACTCCGTCGCTTTGGCTGGTCATGTCCACATCGAATCACGCGCTAGATTAAGCGGGGTTTTAGGTGTCCACCAATTCGTACATATTGGTAGACAAGCAATGGTAGGTGGAATGGCACGAATTGACCGTGATGTACCGCCATATATGTTGGTAGAAGGCAACCCAGGCAGAATTAGAACTCTGAATCTGGTGGGACTCAAGCGCTCTGGTATGGAAGCCAGCGACTTGCAACTGCTCAAAAAAGCCTTCCGTATCCTTTACCGTTCTAATTTGCTGTTTAAAGAAGCATTAGAAGAATTAGAAACCTTAGGTGATACAGAATACTTACAACACCTGCGCCGCTTCCTATTACTGTCGCAAATGCCAGGCAGAAGGGGCTTAATTCCCGGCAGAGGAAAATCTGGTGGGAGTGATGAATCATAGGCAGGAGGTAGGAGGCAGGGGGAGCAGGGGGGCAGGGGGCAGGGAGCATGGGAGAGAAGTTACTCAGCCATTTTTCCCTTCCCCCAGTCCCTAACCCCCAATCCCTAATCCCTAATCCCTAATATTAAAATGCGTATATTTATTAGCACTGGCGAAGTTTCTGGCGATTTGCAAGGGGCGCTGTTGATTGCTGCCTTGAAGCGTCAGGCTGTGGCTATGGGGATGGAGTTAGAGATTGTAGCCTTAGGTGGCGACAAAATGGCGGCGGCTGGGGCAACTATTTTGGGCAATACCAGTGGTATTGGTTCAATGGGGATTTTTGAGTCTCTGCCCTATGTTTTGCCTACTTTGATAGTACAGCGACGAGCGATCGCCTATTTAAAACAAAATCCCCCAGACTTAGTAGTCCTGATTGATTACATGGGGCCTAATCTCGGTGTCGGCACTTATATGCAGAACCATTTACCTAATGTGCCTGTGGTGTATTATATAGCACCACAAGAGTGGGTTTGGTCGATGAGTTTGCGGAATACATCCCGAATTGTTGGTTTTACAGATAAGTTATTAGCTATTTTCCCGGAAGAAGCTCGTTATTTTAGTAACAACGGTGC contains:
- the purC gene encoding phosphoribosylaminoimidazolesuccinocarboxamide synthase; amino-acid sequence: MSVHSKLYEGKAKILYTTDEPEVLLADFKDDATAFNAQKRGSILGKGRINCSISSQLFQQLEASGIKTHFIDSPSPNQMRVKAVKIIPIEVVIRNIAAGSLSQQTGIELGTVLKQPLVEFYYKNDQLGDPLLTRDRLLLMELATAEQVEEITHLALQINDFLKNFWQNCGITLVDFKLEFGLDSQQQILLADEISPDTCRLWNTTEADPNRRVMDKDRFRRDLGNVEDAYQEVLQRVLTAVEIKN
- a CDS encoding BamA/TamA family outer membrane protein is translated as MRLSPVLVAAVAITAPLSSSLTANAQTPTNSEQTLEAIAPATNQQSEQNVSLESPEDFTTVKALADMQSPSGELSTDKSTKSAATTKKDVIVPTVETLVATNPPMQESNSASKIAPVEIGKPTSSAVFRSQYQTINYGNYGRSLTSGVSSSPSPQKKANLPSPVPNPLDTGATTAKQLVQAPEQPAPQPEVAPPSTEEPAPAPETTPGTENFNTPNATPETTEPRVLVSEVLVRPQSGQLTPELEAQVYNVIRTQPGRTTTRSQLQEDINAIFGTGFFSNVQASPEDTPLGVRVSFIVQPNPVLSKVEIQANPGTNVPSVLPQATADEIFRPQYGKILNLRDLQEGIKELTKRYQDQGYVLANVVGAPQVSENGVVTLQVAEGVVENISVRFRNKEGQDVNEQGQPIRGRTQDYIITREVELKPGQVFNRNTVQKDLQRVFGTGLFEDVNVSLDPGTDPTKVNVVVNVVERSSGSIAAGAGISSSSGLFGTVSYQQQNLNGRNQKLGAEVQLGERELLFDLRFTDPWIGGDPYRTSYTANIFRRRSISLIFDGKDEDIRTFDPGNPNDTNEQDRPRVTRLGGGVTFTRPLSANPFERAEWTASAGLQYQRVSTRDADGNLRKEGAVFDDNGNRTSELVPLSFSGTGEDDLLLVQLGAQRDLRNNPLQPTSGSFLRFGVDQSVPVGSGNIFLTRFRGSYSQYLPVKFTGFSKGPETIAFNIQGGTVLGDLPPYEAFTLGGSNSVRGYEEGALGSGRSFVQASVEYRFPVFSVVSGALFFDVGSDLGTSTRTAEVLNKSGSGYGYGLGVRVQSPLGPIRIDYGINDDGDSRINFGIGERF
- the lpxC gene encoding UDP-3-O-acyl-N-acetylglucosamine deacetylase, whose amino-acid sequence is MKQHTLAEAIAHTGVGLHSGVSTHVRILPADAGSGRYFVRVDLPDSPIIPAQVAAVSQTVLSTQLGKGEAGVRTVEHLLAALAGMGVDNARIEIDGSEVPLLDGSAQEWVKSIAEVGLVTQAVTDNTVSWDIPEPIWIHQDDAFVAAIPASETRFSYGIDFDLPAIGNQWYSWPLTTESDTSFAKEVAPARTFGLLHQIEYLQKSGLIKGGSLDNALVCGPDGWVNPPLRFANEPVRHKILDLVGDLSLLGYFPRAHFLAYKASHNLHIQLAQRILALSN
- the fabZ gene encoding 3-hydroxyacyl-ACP dehydratase FabZ; the encoded protein is MSTLSEVKAPTSTEQPATNEATTPPEIKTTFTSEEIQKLLPHRYPFLLVDKIIDYTPGKQAVGIKNVTINEPHFTGHFPDRPLMPGVLIVEAMAQVGGIVMTQLPNLEGGLFVFAGIDKVRFRRQVVPGDQLVMTVELLWIKQRRFGKMQARAEVDGQLAAEGELMFSLIN
- the lpxA gene encoding acyl-ACP--UDP-N-acetylglucosamine O-acyltransferase, with the protein product MKTLIHPTAVIHPNSELHPTVQVGAYAVIGAHVKVGPETIIGAHAVIEGPCEIGARNQIFTGAAIGMEPQDLKFVGEPTWVKIGDNNLIREYVTINRATGAGEATIIGNNNLLMAYTHVAHNCVIEDSVVIANSVALAGHVHIESRARLSGVLGVHQFVHIGRQAMVGGMARIDRDVPPYMLVEGNPGRIRTLNLVGLKRSGMEASDLQLLKKAFRILYRSNLLFKEALEELETLGDTEYLQHLRRFLLLSQMPGRRGLIPGRGKSGGSDES